DNA from Vibrio alfacsensis:
ACAATGTGTGATCCTTTAATTAATCGTATATTGCGTGGGGATTGTTGTGCTAAACCATCGTCAAAGAACTGTTTGACCCAAGGCCCTGCTGCATTGACCAATGCCTTTGCTTTACATTCGAAGCGTTGGTTGTTCATCTCATCATGAACCGTGACATGCCAACCTCCGTTCACGCGCTGCGCTTTTTCTACGCGGCAGTAGTTACGTACTTCTGCATGGTGCTCTTTTGCTGAAAGAACGTTAAGAAGCACTAAGCGAGCATCGTCGACCCAACAGTCTGAATACTCAAACCCGATTTTCATTTCTGGTTTCAGTAATCCTGATTGTGCGAGATTAACGGTTTTGCTTGCAGGGAGTGTGGTTCTTCGACTTAAGTTATCATAGAGGAATAAACCACAGCGAATCATCCAGGCGGGGCGTAAAAAAGGGCGATGTGGCAAGCGAAATCGCATCGGCCATGCCACGTGGGGTGCTTTACGTAAGAGCACTTCGCGTTCAGCGAGGGCCTCAGAAACCAAGCGAAATTCATAGTGCTCAAGGTAGCGTAAGCCGCCATGAATTAACTTCGAACTGGCAGAGGAAGTGGCAGAGGAAAAATCATTCGCTTCAAATAGACCGACACTTAAACCGCGACCTGCTGCATCGGCCGCAATGCCAGCGCCATTGATACCACCACCAATGACAATCAGATCAAACACACGATCGTTTAGATGCATAGCCAGTCCCTCCCATAGCTTAGTTTTACATTAACAAGCTTATACTGTGGATGACGAGCTATGCATCACAATCAGAAAAAAGTCCCAAAACTAACAAGTTATAAAACAAAAACTGATTGGGCCTTTAGCTCAACGATTGTGTCACTTGTTTTAGTGATTGCTTGTGATGAATTGCGTTCAGCCGCCACTCATCGCACGGATTTGTTTATTCATCTTCGTCGTGCATCTTTGCCCACGTTTGAACGCATTTAACCGCGCGTTTCCAACCTTTGTATCGGCGTTGACGCTTTTCTTCATCTTGGTTGGGGTCAAATTGGCGATCTAGCTCGGCTTTGTTTTTTACTTCTTCAATGCTATCCCAGTATCCAACCGCGAGCCCGGCTAAGTAAGCGGCACCTAAAGCGGTCACTTCAGTCACTTTAGGGCGAAGTACCCGGGTGTTTAACACGTCGGATTGGAATTGCATTAAGAAGTTATTCTCGACTGCCCCACCATCGACACGCAAACTTGCCAGTTCGATGCCAGAATCGGCTTGCATGGCGTCGAGTACATCTCGAGTTTGATAAGCAATACCCTCTAAGGTTGCCCGAATAATATGGTTGGAATTCACTCCTCGAGTGAGGCCAAAAATAGTGCCTCTTGCGTAGGCATCCCAATATGGCGCACCGAGGCCTGTGAAAGCGGGCACAACATAAACACCATTTGATGAATCAACTTGAGTTGCGAAGTATTCGGAGTCCTTGGCGCTGCTGATAAGCTTCAGTTCATCACGTAGCCATTGAATCGATGCACCTCCCATAAAAACGGCGCCTTCGAGCGCATAAGTAGGATCACCTTTTGGTCCACATGCGAGTGTGGTCAGCAGTCCGTTTTGGGAGGTTACTTTTTCTTTTCCGGTGTTCATTAACAAGAAACAACCAGTACCGTAAGTATTCTTTGCCTGACCAGCGTTCACACACATCTGGCCGAATAATGCTGCTTGTTGATCACCCGCAATACCAGCAATAGGGATGTGGGTTCCGTCTTGACCGCCAATGTTGGTTTCGGCATAGATTTCAGATGATCGCTTAACGCTTGGCATCATGGAGCGTGGGATGTTGAGCTCGGAAAGAAGAGTATCATCCCAATCTAGCGTATTTATATTAAATAGCATGGTGCGAGATGCATTAGTGTAGTCCGTGACGTGTGCTTCACCTTGCGTCATTTTCCATACCAGCCAAGTATCCACCGTACCAAACAATAAATTGCCCGCTTCGGCTTCTTCTCGTGCTCCTGGAACATGGTCTAAAATCCATTTTACTTTGGTGCCAGAGAAGTAAGGGTCAAGCACCAATCCGGTATTTTCACGGATGTAATCTTCTAACCCTTTAGCTTTTAGCTCTTCACAAATAGGAGCCGTTCGGCGGCATTGCCATACGATGGCGTTGTAAACTGGGATACCGGTTTCTTTGTTCCAAACAATGGTGGTTTCACGTTGGTTTGTAATACCAATAGCAGCAACTTGATCACTACGAATTCCGGTTTTACCTAACGCTTCGATAAGTGTGGCGCTTTGGGTGGCATATATTTCCATCGGATCATGTTCAACCCAGCCCGCTTGAGGATAAATTTGTGCGAATTCACGTTGGGAAACATTCACAATGTTTGCATCATGATCCAAGATGACCGCGCGAGAGCTGGTGGTACCTTGGTCAAGAGCAATGATGTATTTGGAATTACTTTTCATACTGTTGTCTTTTTGTTTTGTATACCTAAGTCACTTTGTTTGAAGTCACTTGGCGATAGACCAGATGGTATTGTACTGATTTCATGTGCTTAGCTCATCAAAACGTTGAACAGAGAATGTAAAAAGAGTGAGCTAATCCCTTAATAAAGGTAGTATACGCCATTGATATGGAAGTGCTTTTTTAAGATTCTTGATACGAAACCACAATGAAAGTAAGACTTGAAATAGAACAGTTAAGGATTGGGCATTATATTTACCTGCCACTAAAGTGGGGCCAGCACCCATTTTTACTGAATTCATTCAAAATTAAGAGTGATGAGCAGGTACGGATTATTAAACGTCTAGGGTTGAAAAGTCTAACCATCAATGCACTCAAGAGCGATGTCTTTGAAGAACCCACAACTAAGCCGCAATCTGCAGAACAGGGGGCTAAACTAAGTAGCAATGAGAGCGAACCACCTCTTCAACCACTAAATGAAGATGTGCTTGAAGAATTGTGGTCAAAAAAGAAAGAGAGCTGCGATCAATTAGCGGCAATTGAAGATCGTATCTACCGTTCTAAACAGGCATTTGCGAATACACTTAATGATGTGCAAAAAATCTTTGATCAAGAAGAACTGGCGAGCAATCCGAGTATTCGTCAATCACTCTCCATTGTTAATACCATCTACAAGAGCATAAACAAAGAGGGTAACAGCACCATTCACTTGATGAACGAAGCTTCCGGTCACAACCGGCTTCATTGTCACTCACTCAATGTTTCTCTGTTGTCTGTTTTGATTGGCCAAGCAAAAGGGTTTACTGCCAAGCAGTGTCAATTGGTTGCCTTTGCGGCGTTGTATCATGACATTGGTAAACTGAAGTTGCCGAGCAGTTTGTTAGCCAAATCACAACCGCTGGATGACGATGATCAGCAACGGCTGCATTCGCACCTTGATAAGAGCCTAAAGATGGGGGAAAGGATCCCTAAATTCCCTGAGGCGGCGTTAAAGGTGATCGGTCAACATCACGAATTGAATGACGGTTCTGGTTACCCGAAAGGTTTGAAACGAGAAGCTATTAATCCGCTGTCGCGAGTGCTCATTTTAGCGAATACTTATGACAATCTTTGTAATGGTATTAATCACCAATACAGCCCTCACAAGGCGTTAACCTATCTCTACAACGAGCGACGTGAACAGTACGATGTGAATGATGTTATGGCATTGATTAAAGTTGTTGGTGTGTACCCACCGGGAACCATTGTACAACTTTCTGATCACCAAATTGGCGTGGTTATTTCAACAAACGAAGCAGCGCGATTGAGCCCATACGTATTAGTTTATGATCAAGAAGTGCCCCGTGATGAAGCCGCGATCATTAATATTACAGAATATGACCTGAGTATTATCAAGATTCTGGATGCAAGTGAGTTAACGCTCGATCAGTATCATTATCTAAACCCATCATCGCAAACCACTTACTTTATTGATGTTGAGTGATGTGGATAAGAAAAAGCCCCTCTTCTAATTTTTAGAAGAGGGGCTTTTTGCAACAATGCGTTTGAGTTACTTAGCTAATCGTAAACTTAATTGTTTTTGTGTAGCTCAGCATTCAGTTCAACTGCGCTCTTGTTTGCAAGACACTCGATTTGACCAGTTACAGAGTTACGACGGAACAGTAGGTCAGAAACACCAGCAAGATCGCGAGCTTTCACTACTTCAACTTCTTGGCCAGCAGAATCTAGCATGCGTACTTTAGAACCAGCGGTTACATATAGACCTGATTCGATAGTACAACGGTCACCCATTGGGAAACCAAGACCTGCGTTCGCACCTAGTAGAGAGTTTTCACCGATAGAAACCACAACTTTACCGCCGCCAGATAGCGTACCCATGATAGATGCGCCACCGCCGATGTCAGAACCATTGCCAACCACTACGCCAGCAGAGATACGACCTTCAACCATGCTCACACCAGTAGTACCCGCGTTAAAGTTGATGAAGCCTTCGTGCATTACCGTTGTGCCTTCGCCAACGTGTGCGCCAAGACGTACGCGAGAAGTATCAGCGATACGAACGCCCGTTGGTACCACGTAATCCACCATTTTAGGGAACTTGTCTACGCAATCTACGCTTAGTGCGCGACCCGCTAGGCGAGCTTCGATTTGACGCTCTGCCAGTTCAGGTAGATCGATTGGACCTTCGTTAGTCCATGCGATGTTGTGCAGTAGACCGAAGATACCGTCTAGTACCGTGCCGTGTGGCTGAACTAGGCGGTTAGAGATAAGTTGAAGTTTTAGGAAACCTTCAGCAACGCTTTGTGGCTGCTCGTCAGTGGCAAGGATAACCAGTACAAGTGGTTGTGCTGATTCTGCTGCTTTTGCTGCGAAAGATGCGTTTGCCGCATTGCCGTTTGCTTCGAATGCTGCTGCCAGTTCTGCGCTTTGTGCTGCAGAGATCTCGATAGCTTGGTTGCCTTGCTCGTAACCTGCTACTGCTGCTAGTGCGTTAACAAGCGCTTCGCTTGGGTTAAGAACTGGGTTTGGGAAAAACGCTTCGATGATTTTGCCGTCGCGGTTTTTAGTTGCCGTACCAAAGGCTAGAGAGAAGAAAGCCATAGTTGATCTCCATGTGTTGAGTCTTGTGTCTCGTCTGTTCACTGACAAGAAATAATTAAGTTGTCAGTCATCATAAAGAGAGTGTTGGGGAGTTTAAAGAGGGGAAATGGAGAAAGTCTGTAGATGGATACCTTTTGTCTTTTTAGAGATATGTTTGTCTGATGAGAAATGTGTCGCAAATAATTGATTAACTACCAAGGCAACAAAAATAAGGGGAGGACCGAAGTCACTCCCCCTACACTGGGTTTGTTGGATTTACTGGCTTTGGATAGTAAAGCGATAAATCGACTTAGAGGCTAGCTCACCGACCTCTACTGCAAGTGCAACCGTTGCACCTACCATTGGATTGTTGCCCATACCGATGAAGCCCATCATTGCTACGTGTGCTGGTACAGAAGAGCTACCCGCGAACTGAGCATCGGCGTGCATGCGACCCATGGTATCGGTCATACCGTAAGAAGCAGGACCTGCCGCCACATTATCTGGGTGTAGTGTACGACCAGTACCACCACCTGATGCTACAGAGAAGTAAGGCATGCCTTCACGGTTACGCTCTGCTTTGTAGATTCCAGCAACTGGGTGTTGGAAGCGAGTCGGGTTTGTTGAGTTACCTGTGATACTCACATCCACTTGTTCTTTATGCATGATAGCCACGCCTTCACGTACATCGTCTGCACCGTAACAAAGGATCTCACCACGTGGACCTTGGGAGAAACGG
Protein-coding regions in this window:
- the glpK gene encoding glycerol kinase GlpK — encoded protein: MKSNSKYIIALDQGTTSSRAVILDHDANIVNVSQREFAQIYPQAGWVEHDPMEIYATQSATLIEALGKTGIRSDQVAAIGITNQRETTIVWNKETGIPVYNAIVWQCRRTAPICEELKAKGLEDYIRENTGLVLDPYFSGTKVKWILDHVPGAREEAEAGNLLFGTVDTWLVWKMTQGEAHVTDYTNASRTMLFNINTLDWDDTLLSELNIPRSMMPSVKRSSEIYAETNIGGQDGTHIPIAGIAGDQQAALFGQMCVNAGQAKNTYGTGCFLLMNTGKEKVTSQNGLLTTLACGPKGDPTYALEGAVFMGGASIQWLRDELKLISSAKDSEYFATQVDSSNGVYVVPAFTGLGAPYWDAYARGTIFGLTRGVNSNHIIRATLEGIAYQTRDVLDAMQADSGIELASLRVDGGAVENNFLMQFQSDVLNTRVLRPKVTEVTALGAAYLAGLAVGYWDSIEEVKNKAELDRQFDPNQDEEKRQRRYKGWKRAVKCVQTWAKMHDEDE
- a CDS encoding HD-GYP domain-containing protein codes for the protein MKVRLEIEQLRIGHYIYLPLKWGQHPFLLNSFKIKSDEQVRIIKRLGLKSLTINALKSDVFEEPTTKPQSAEQGAKLSSNESEPPLQPLNEDVLEELWSKKKESCDQLAAIEDRIYRSKQAFANTLNDVQKIFDQEELASNPSIRQSLSIVNTIYKSINKEGNSTIHLMNEASGHNRLHCHSLNVSLLSVLIGQAKGFTAKQCQLVAFAALYHDIGKLKLPSSLLAKSQPLDDDDQQRLHSHLDKSLKMGERIPKFPEAALKVIGQHHELNDGSGYPKGLKREAINPLSRVLILANTYDNLCNGINHQYSPHKALTYLYNERREQYDVNDVMALIKVVGVYPPGTIVQLSDHQIGVVISTNEAARLSPYVLVYDQEVPRDEAAIINITEYDLSIIKILDASELTLDQYHYLNPSSQTTYFIDVE
- the dapD gene encoding 2,3,4,5-tetrahydropyridine-2,6-dicarboxylate N-succinyltransferase, which gives rise to MAFFSLAFGTATKNRDGKIIEAFFPNPVLNPSEALVNALAAVAGYEQGNQAIEISAAQSAELAAAFEANGNAANASFAAKAAESAQPLVLVILATDEQPQSVAEGFLKLQLISNRLVQPHGTVLDGIFGLLHNIAWTNEGPIDLPELAERQIEARLAGRALSVDCVDKFPKMVDYVVPTGVRIADTSRVRLGAHVGEGTTVMHEGFINFNAGTTGVSMVEGRISAGVVVGNGSDIGGGASIMGTLSGGGKVVVSIGENSLLGANAGLGFPMGDRCTIESGLYVTAGSKVRMLDSAGQEVEVVKARDLAGVSDLLFRRNSVTGQIECLANKSAVELNAELHKNN